Proteins from a genomic interval of Kitasatospora kifunensis:
- a CDS encoding DUF6191 domain-containing protein, translating to MVVFASVMAITVPVIFLFLFAAGRQVVLRSGRPAWLHRRLAARRRAGGGVGMGTAAFDELQAFFNSNKRIQIEQRRVELILPDENHNGAPPRTGVDLDAGTAVIRPKA from the coding sequence ATGGTTGTATTCGCCAGCGTGATGGCCATCACCGTGCCAGTGATCTTCCTCTTCTTGTTCGCCGCGGGCCGTCAGGTGGTGCTCCGTTCGGGACGCCCGGCCTGGCTGCACCGCCGCCTGGCCGCACGGCGTCGGGCCGGCGGCGGCGTCGGGATGGGCACGGCGGCCTTCGACGAACTGCAGGCCTTCTTCAACTCCAACAAGCGAATACAGATCGAACAGCGGCGAGTGGAGCTGATCCTCCCGGATGAGAACCACAACGGCGCCCCGCCCCGCACGGGCGTCGACCTGGACGCGGGCACCGCGGTGATCCGACCCAAGGCCTGA
- a CDS encoding aminoglycoside phosphotransferase family protein, whose product MTAAKLHADEADTSAPLVRALLAAQFPQWAGLPVTPLDSAGTSNAIFRLGADRLVRLPRTAGSAEDVTKEHRWLPYLAPQLPVAIPAPLGQGRPGEGYPWPWSVYAWLEGEAGAFTEPDLSAVELAHFIAALHRIDPADGPPSYRSEPLAARDQGTRAAIAELAASEGETVDAEAATAVWEAGLRAPAHPGAAVWIHADLQPGNVLTLGGRLNAVIDFGCLGLGDPAVDLLAAWYLLPTAAHPAFRAALPADHADDACWARGRAWALSTALGELRYYRDTRPAMAGTARQVIRRVLTGRGRPV is encoded by the coding sequence ATGACCGCTGCCAAACTGCACGCCGACGAGGCGGACACCAGCGCGCCCCTGGTGCGCGCGCTGCTCGCCGCCCAGTTCCCGCAGTGGGCGGGCCTGCCCGTGACGCCGCTCGACTCCGCGGGCACCTCCAACGCCATCTTCCGACTCGGCGCGGACAGGCTCGTGCGCCTGCCCCGGACCGCAGGCTCCGCCGAGGACGTGACGAAGGAGCATCGCTGGTTGCCGTATCTCGCACCGCAGTTGCCGGTCGCCATCCCCGCCCCGCTGGGCCAAGGCCGGCCGGGGGAGGGCTACCCGTGGCCCTGGTCGGTCTACGCCTGGCTTGAAGGCGAGGCCGGGGCTTTCACTGAACCCGACCTGTCAGCCGTGGAGTTGGCGCACTTCATCGCCGCGCTGCACCGGATCGACCCGGCCGACGGCCCGCCGTCCTACCGCAGCGAGCCCCTGGCGGCGCGTGACCAGGGCACCCGCGCCGCGATCGCCGAACTCGCCGCCAGCGAGGGCGAGACCGTTGACGCCGAAGCGGCAACCGCCGTCTGGGAGGCGGGCCTGCGCGCCCCCGCCCACCCCGGCGCGGCCGTCTGGATCCACGCGGACCTGCAACCCGGCAACGTGCTGACCCTCGGCGGCCGGCTCAACGCCGTCATCGACTTCGGCTGCCTGGGCCTGGGCGACCCCGCCGTCGACCTGCTCGCGGCCTGGTACCTGCTGCCGACCGCCGCTCACCCGGCCTTCCGCGCGGCGCTGCCCGCTGACCACGCGGACGACGCCTGCTGGGCGCGCGGCCGTGCCTGGGCGCTCTCCACGGCGCTCGGCGAGCTGCGCTACTACCGCGACACCCGCCCGGCGATGGCGGGAACCGCCCGCCAGGTGATCCGGCGGGTGCTCACGGGTCGAGGCCGACCGGTCTGA
- the pip gene encoding prolyl aminopeptidase has product MTELFSLTEPYDHGLLDVGDDNRIYWETFGNPEGKPVVIVHGGPGGGRGRGRNSSFDPEIYRIVRYDQRNCGDSLPHAAEPGVSLEHNTTEHLIADLERLREHLGIERWMLFGGSWGPTLMVAYAERYPERVTEIILISASLASRDEIDWLYNGLGRLLPGPWEAFRDALPAAERDGDLVAAYNRLLNSPDQAVRMQAARDWCTWEDAVIAHETQGHPGAYSNRSDEALLALARICAHYWSHGSWLEEGQLVRDAHRLAGIPGVLVQGRLDLGCPLKAPWALAKAWPDAELKVIDDAGHTGSSTMTEVVMEAVARFGKNGH; this is encoded by the coding sequence TTGACTGAACTGTTCTCGCTCACCGAACCGTACGACCACGGCCTGCTCGACGTCGGTGACGACAATCGGATCTACTGGGAGACCTTCGGCAACCCCGAGGGCAAGCCCGTCGTGATCGTGCACGGCGGCCCCGGCGGCGGCCGGGGCCGTGGCCGGAACTCAAGCTTCGATCCCGAGATCTACCGGATCGTCCGCTACGACCAGCGCAACTGCGGCGACAGCCTGCCGCACGCCGCCGAGCCTGGCGTGAGCCTCGAACACAACACCACCGAGCACCTCATCGCCGACCTGGAGCGCCTGCGCGAGCACCTGGGCATCGAGCGCTGGATGCTGTTCGGCGGCTCCTGGGGCCCGACGCTGATGGTGGCCTATGCCGAGCGGTATCCCGAGCGGGTGACCGAGATCATCCTCATCAGCGCCTCCCTGGCCAGCCGGGACGAGATCGACTGGCTCTACAACGGCCTGGGCCGACTGCTCCCCGGCCCCTGGGAGGCGTTCCGCGACGCCCTGCCGGCTGCGGAGCGGGACGGCGACCTGGTGGCGGCCTACAACCGGCTGCTGAACAGCCCGGACCAGGCGGTCCGGATGCAGGCGGCACGCGACTGGTGCACCTGGGAGGACGCGGTGATCGCCCACGAGACGCAGGGCCACCCGGGCGCCTACAGCAACCGGTCGGACGAGGCGCTGCTGGCGCTCGCCCGGATCTGCGCCCACTACTGGTCCCACGGCTCCTGGCTGGAGGAAGGCCAACTGGTGCGCGACGCCCACCGGTTGGCCGGTATCCCGGGTGTGCTGGTCCAGGGCAGGCTCGACCTGGGCTGCCCGTTGAAGGCCCCGTGGGCGCTGGCCAAGGCCTGGCCCGACGCCGAGTTGAAGGTGATCGACGACGCGGGACACACGGGCAGCTCCACCATGACGGAGGTGGTCATGGAGGCCGTGGCGCGGTTCGGCAAGAACGGGCACTGA
- a CDS encoding VOC family protein → MSVELNHTIVHARNNRESAEFLARILGLEVGAEWGPFVPVATANGVTLDFATVAAESITMQHYAFLISEEEFDAAFERIRKAGITYYADPRMKQPGEINRNDGGRGLYFLDPVGHGMEIITRPYGGFPE, encoded by the coding sequence ATGTCAGTCGAGTTGAACCACACCATCGTTCATGCCCGGAACAACCGGGAATCCGCCGAATTCCTGGCGAGGATCCTGGGCCTTGAGGTCGGGGCCGAGTGGGGCCCGTTCGTTCCGGTCGCCACCGCCAACGGCGTCACGCTGGACTTCGCCACCGTCGCGGCCGAGTCGATCACCATGCAGCACTACGCCTTCCTCATCTCCGAGGAGGAGTTCGACGCGGCGTTCGAGCGGATCCGGAAGGCCGGGATCACCTACTACGCCGACCCGCGGATGAAGCAGCCGGGCGAGATCAACCGCAACGACGGCGGGCGCGGGCTGTACTTCCTGGACCCGGTCGGCCACGGGATGGAGATCATCACCCGCCCCTACGGCGGCTTCCCCGAGTGA
- a CDS encoding dihydrofolate reductase family protein, translating into MRKLAYYLAVTLDGRIAGPSGEYDFFPAGDEQQAAAYMSWTTTLYPETVPTAVRAAMGLADAPNRRFDTVLMGLGSYQPALDAGITNPYAHLRQYVVSSTLKVADPAVTVVPSNPLALVRALKRESSDLDIWLCGGGKLAGALLPEIDELLIKSYPVVAGAGIPAFDGEFDPTVFEVAERTSFANGITLTRLTRR; encoded by the coding sequence TTGCGAAAGCTCGCGTACTACCTCGCCGTCACCCTCGATGGCCGCATCGCCGGTCCCAGCGGCGAGTACGACTTCTTCCCCGCAGGCGACGAGCAGCAGGCCGCCGCCTACATGTCCTGGACCACCACGCTCTACCCCGAGACCGTCCCGACCGCCGTGCGCGCCGCCATGGGGCTCGCGGACGCGCCCAACCGGCGCTTCGACACCGTCCTCATGGGCCTCGGGAGCTACCAGCCCGCACTCGACGCCGGGATCACCAACCCCTACGCGCACTTGCGCCAGTACGTGGTGTCCAGCACCCTCAAGGTCGCCGACCCGGCCGTCACCGTGGTCCCGAGCAACCCGCTCGCGCTGGTCCGCGCGCTCAAGCGGGAGAGCTCCGACCTGGACATCTGGCTCTGCGGCGGCGGGAAGCTCGCGGGCGCCCTGCTGCCCGAGATCGACGAACTGCTGATCAAGAGCTACCCCGTGGTGGCGGGCGCAGGCATCCCGGCCTTCGACGGCGAGTTCGACCCCACCGTCTTCGAGGTCGCCGAACGCACCTCCTTCGCCAACGGCATCACCCTCACCCGCCTCACCCGCCGCTAG
- a CDS encoding TetR/AcrR family transcriptional regulator has protein sequence MVRRNDQRRAALVDAAIEVLAREGARGLTFRAVDTEAAVPAGTASNYFANRDDLLTQAGARVYERLQPDEATVARQQAAGHDRETYAALMRELVGRVAAFRTGYLALLELRLEATRRPELREVLTERVRADLDANVAYHEASGLPGDAMAVKLLYLTLNWLIVEQLTLPDVFTEAERELLVTTAVERIVAADGG, from the coding sequence ATGGTGAGACGAAACGACCAGCGGCGTGCCGCGCTCGTCGATGCCGCGATCGAGGTACTGGCCAGGGAGGGCGCGCGAGGCCTGACCTTCCGAGCGGTGGACACCGAGGCCGCCGTGCCCGCAGGCACCGCCTCCAACTACTTCGCCAACCGCGACGACCTGCTCACCCAGGCCGGCGCCCGCGTCTACGAGCGGCTCCAGCCCGACGAGGCCACCGTCGCCCGCCAGCAGGCGGCCGGCCACGATCGGGAGACCTACGCGGCACTGATGCGCGAACTCGTCGGCCGCGTCGCCGCGTTCCGCACCGGCTACCTCGCCCTGCTCGAACTCCGCCTGGAGGCCACCCGCCGCCCCGAGCTGCGCGAGGTCCTCACCGAGCGGGTCCGCGCCGACCTCGACGCCAACGTCGCCTACCACGAGGCCTCCGGGCTGCCCGGCGATGCCATGGCCGTCAAGTTGCTGTACCTGACGCTGAACTGGCTGATCGTCGAACAGCTCACCCTGCCGGACGTCTTCACCGAGGCCGAACGCGAACTGCTGGTAACCACTGCGGTCGAGCGCATCGTGGCGGCGGACGGGGGCTAA
- a CDS encoding DUF397 domain-containing protein, translating to MTDPQWFKSSYSSNGGACIEVAPNFPGVVPVRDSKDPEGGALVVPAASWSAFVAGVQAGDFGAV from the coding sequence GTGACCGACCCCCAGTGGTTCAAGTCCTCTTACAGCAGCAACGGCGGCGCCTGCATCGAGGTGGCCCCCAACTTCCCCGGCGTCGTCCCCGTCCGTGACTCGAAGGATCCCGAGGGAGGCGCCCTGGTGGTCCCCGCCGCATCCTGGTCCGCGTTCGTGGCCGGAGTCCAGGCGGGCGACTTCGGCGCCGTCTGA
- a CDS encoding DUF397 domain-containing protein, with protein MTAPEWYKSSYSNNGGACVEVAANMPGTVPVRDSKDPAGPALVVPAASWSAFVAGVQAGDFGTV; from the coding sequence GTGACTGCCCCCGAGTGGTACAAGTCCAGTTACAGCAACAACGGCGGCGCCTGCGTCGAGGTAGCCGCCAACATGCCGGGCACTGTCCCGGTTCGGGACTCGAAGGACCCGGCGGGCCCCGCCCTGGTGGTCCCCGCTGCATCCTGGTCCGCGTTCGTGGCCGGAGTCCAGGCGGGCGACTTCGGCACCGTCTGA
- a CDS encoding helix-turn-helix domain-containing protein, with product MGTVNLKPLTPDASPRAAFGAELRSMREGLGMTQDHLSQRTGYSPGHISSVETGRKSPTLPFAQKVDRAFGSGTKFANLFLDVRASALLQGFGHYVAHEAKATELRLFEVGIIPGLLQTLEYAAVLATASVNRGSITEAQAAERLDVLASRQALITRQPPAQLYAVLDESCIRRPIGGPEVMSAQLEWLVELAGLPNMTLQIAPYAMGESRSLDLPVYLLGLPDRSTAAYSESAQQGLFERDPEAVHRLLTAYHHLQVEALPQAASVALISKAREEIQ from the coding sequence ATGGGGACCGTGAACCTCAAGCCTCTTACTCCTGACGCTTCGCCCCGGGCGGCCTTCGGTGCCGAACTGCGCTCCATGCGAGAGGGGTTGGGGATGACGCAAGATCATTTATCTCAGCGAACCGGGTACTCGCCAGGGCACATCTCCTCGGTTGAAACTGGCAGGAAGTCGCCAACTTTGCCTTTCGCGCAAAAAGTTGATCGAGCGTTCGGATCAGGCACCAAGTTCGCAAACCTGTTCTTGGATGTTCGGGCAAGCGCCCTACTCCAGGGCTTCGGCCATTACGTGGCCCATGAGGCGAAAGCGACAGAGCTTCGGCTCTTTGAAGTAGGAATCATCCCGGGGCTGCTGCAAACGCTGGAGTACGCGGCAGTTCTCGCCACCGCATCCGTGAACCGAGGCAGCATCACCGAGGCCCAGGCTGCTGAGAGGCTGGACGTGCTGGCCAGTCGTCAGGCGCTGATCACCCGCCAGCCGCCGGCGCAGCTCTACGCGGTCCTTGACGAGAGCTGCATCCGTCGACCGATCGGTGGCCCCGAGGTGATGAGTGCGCAGCTCGAGTGGCTTGTTGAACTAGCCGGGTTGCCAAACATGACGCTGCAAATCGCCCCGTATGCCATGGGCGAGAGCCGCAGCCTTGATCTCCCGGTCTACCTGCTCGGGTTGCCGGATCGATCAACGGCGGCCTACTCGGAGTCCGCTCAACAGGGCCTGTTTGAGCGCGATCCCGAAGCAGTGCACCGTCTGCTGACGGCCTACCATCATCTTCAGGTAGAGGCGCTACCACAGGCTGCATCCGTGGCGCTCATCAGCAAGGCACGAGAGGAAATCCAGTGA
- the tgmA gene encoding putative ATP-grasp-modified RiPP — protein MNAAAPPWGTTRMGPFVESGPVPAITAVIDPETQVAVYYDDQGREMDMGVHGTSTNTSTPTTTGQGDGQSGQQNQPTDIDSMPANDQDQGTG, from the coding sequence ATGAACGCTGCTGCGCCTCCGTGGGGTACCACCCGGATGGGACCGTTCGTGGAGTCCGGGCCCGTGCCCGCGATCACGGCGGTCATCGACCCGGAAACGCAGGTCGCCGTGTACTACGACGACCAGGGGCGTGAGATGGACATGGGGGTTCACGGAACGAGCACCAACACCAGCACTCCGACCACCACTGGCCAGGGCGACGGTCAGAGCGGCCAGCAGAACCAGCCGACCGACATCGACAGCATGCCCGCCAACGACCAGGACCAGGGCACCGGCTGA
- the tgmB gene encoding ATP-grasp ribosomal peptide maturase, which translates to MTDDRPGAVLVLTNSLDATADVVLRILAERRVPVVRVDSGVDLHNGASLTARYETDGRRGALVTPTRALDLQHVRSVWWRRPTAYGGPAELGGQDAQFAGSQMFWGVGGILASLPRAHYVNHPWQIRNGEYKPAQLAAALRAGFLVPETVITMDPAEARQFCTERPAVYKPLWNTPYRDTDDKAQQVWVREVNPTDITDAVSLCPHLFQTKVEKSFDVRLTAVGAQLFATRITSPELDWRRQQDLLSYEPISVPNTVAASVAGYLTDMALVFGAFDFAVTSSGSWYFLECNPNGQWAWLPSALSDPIALALADQLEKGPNA; encoded by the coding sequence ATGACCGATGATCGGCCCGGAGCCGTACTGGTCCTGACCAACTCTCTCGACGCTACGGCAGATGTGGTTCTGCGCATCCTCGCTGAGCGTCGGGTCCCGGTCGTGCGCGTAGACTCCGGTGTCGATCTCCACAACGGCGCCTCGCTGACTGCCAGGTATGAAACTGACGGTCGGCGGGGCGCACTTGTGACGCCGACTCGCGCACTCGATCTGCAACACGTCCGGTCGGTCTGGTGGCGCCGACCTACCGCGTACGGCGGACCAGCTGAACTGGGTGGCCAAGACGCCCAGTTCGCTGGTTCTCAGATGTTCTGGGGAGTCGGCGGCATTCTTGCTTCGCTGCCCCGCGCGCACTACGTCAATCACCCGTGGCAGATCAGGAATGGTGAGTACAAACCCGCGCAGCTCGCTGCCGCGCTGCGGGCCGGGTTCCTGGTGCCCGAGACCGTCATCACCATGGACCCCGCCGAGGCCCGGCAGTTCTGCACCGAGCGGCCCGCCGTGTACAAGCCGCTGTGGAACACCCCGTACCGCGATACGGACGACAAGGCGCAACAGGTCTGGGTACGCGAGGTGAACCCGACCGACATCACCGATGCCGTGTCCCTATGCCCTCACCTGTTTCAGACGAAGGTCGAGAAGTCGTTCGACGTACGGCTGACAGCTGTGGGTGCGCAGCTGTTCGCCACTCGGATCACCAGCCCGGAACTCGACTGGCGGAGACAACAAGATCTGCTCAGCTACGAGCCGATCAGCGTGCCGAACACCGTGGCAGCCTCGGTTGCCGGCTACCTCACCGACATGGCGCTCGTCTTCGGCGCGTTCGACTTCGCGGTTACCTCGTCCGGCTCCTGGTACTTCCTTGAGTGCAACCCGAACGGCCAATGGGCGTGGCTGCCGTCGGCGCTCTCTGATCCGATCGCGCTGGCACTCGCCGATCAACTTGAGAAAGGACCCAACGCGTGA
- the tgmC gene encoding ATP-grasp peptide maturase system methyltransferase, with amino-acid sequence MTASTELRSAMVDRLAADGGVTDPEWRKAAEAVPRELFLSEYFRHIPGTYPTSFEAVPQDSPGWLEAIYTDQTLITQLDGRIRPRDASGPVSGAPSSSSTVPGLVLRMWHQLGVEVGHRVLEVGTGTGYSTALGAHRLGDRNIVSIEVDPGVAERAAAAIRSAGYAPTLVVGDGLSGHAVDGPYDRLIATCAVRYIPQPWLYQVRPGGKILVTLAGWSHGFGLALLTVTEPGCATGRFLPGFTSFMMARPHDRPPRQSITLLPGEQRPSLIDPAVIKSWTGTWVAQLGAPSAELLGAGEQQILLDVATGSQARTEADGHGGWTVTQRGPLRLWDQVENAIQAWQTVGSPHQEGFGITITEHGQRVWIGSEDGPGWNLPI; translated from the coding sequence GTGACTGCATCCACGGAACTCCGCTCCGCCATGGTGGACCGACTTGCCGCCGACGGCGGTGTCACCGACCCCGAGTGGCGCAAGGCGGCCGAGGCCGTTCCCCGTGAGCTGTTCCTGTCCGAGTACTTCCGGCACATTCCCGGCACCTACCCCACCAGCTTCGAGGCGGTGCCGCAGGACTCGCCCGGTTGGCTCGAAGCGATCTACACCGATCAAACCTTGATCACTCAGCTCGACGGCCGGATCCGCCCGCGTGATGCCAGCGGACCGGTTTCGGGTGCCCCGTCATCGTCTTCCACTGTTCCGGGCCTGGTGCTTCGGATGTGGCACCAACTCGGTGTTGAGGTCGGGCACCGAGTGCTGGAAGTCGGCACCGGAACGGGGTACTCGACGGCGCTGGGCGCACACCGGCTCGGTGACCGGAACATCGTCAGCATCGAGGTGGACCCCGGGGTTGCCGAACGAGCCGCCGCAGCGATCCGGAGTGCCGGGTACGCCCCGACCCTGGTAGTCGGTGACGGGCTCAGCGGACACGCCGTCGATGGGCCGTACGATCGGCTCATCGCTACCTGCGCGGTCCGCTACATCCCGCAGCCGTGGCTGTACCAGGTGAGGCCCGGTGGAAAGATCCTGGTGACTCTCGCCGGCTGGTCCCACGGCTTCGGGCTCGCCCTGCTGACGGTGACCGAACCGGGCTGCGCTACAGGCAGGTTCCTGCCCGGCTTCACAAGCTTCATGATGGCCCGTCCCCACGATCGACCGCCCCGACAGAGCATCACCTTGCTGCCCGGTGAGCAGCGACCGAGCCTGATCGACCCTGCCGTGATCAAAAGCTGGACCGGCACATGGGTGGCGCAGCTCGGCGCTCCGTCTGCGGAACTGCTCGGCGCCGGCGAGCAACAGATCCTCTTGGACGTGGCCACCGGATCGCAGGCTCGCACTGAGGCGGACGGGCACGGCGGGTGGACGGTCACGCAGCGCGGGCCCCTGCGGCTCTGGGACCAGGTCGAGAACGCCATCCAGGCGTGGCAGACGGTCGGTTCCCCCCATCAAGAGGGTTTCGGGATCACAATCACCGAGCACGGACAGCGGGTCTGGATCGGCAGCGAGGACGGGCCCGGCTGGAATCTACCGATCTGA
- a CDS encoding MerR family transcriptional regulator, whose translation MTWSIADVARMSGVTSRTLRHYDEIGLLPPAGIASNGHRYYQEADLLRLQQILLMRELGLGLREIQAVLDAQVDQVAVLREHHRRLLGERDRLDTLARTVGRTIAELEEGKGKNDMAKINRPENLFEGFEVSVEETAARDAEVRERWPAAWEQSRQAKEAMTAEDQERWQREVTAQMIRFAEFMVAGTPVADPAVQAEVEVHYQGICHFWTPNAVAYKGLGQTYVDDPAFRANFDKIAEGLAVYQRDAMVVYADARLS comes from the coding sequence ATGACCTGGTCGATCGCGGACGTGGCCCGGATGTCCGGGGTGACGTCCCGGACGTTGCGGCACTACGACGAGATCGGTCTGCTGCCGCCTGCGGGGATCGCGAGCAACGGGCACCGCTACTACCAGGAGGCCGATCTGCTGCGGCTGCAGCAGATCCTGCTGATGCGGGAGTTGGGCCTGGGGCTGCGCGAGATCCAGGCGGTGCTGGACGCCCAGGTCGATCAGGTGGCTGTACTGCGCGAGCACCACCGGCGCCTGCTGGGGGAGCGGGACCGGCTGGACACGCTCGCTCGTACGGTCGGGCGCACCATCGCCGAACTGGAGGAAGGCAAGGGGAAGAACGACATGGCAAAGATCAACAGGCCGGAGAACCTCTTCGAGGGGTTCGAGGTCTCCGTTGAGGAGACCGCCGCCCGCGATGCCGAGGTGCGCGAGCGGTGGCCGGCGGCGTGGGAGCAGTCCCGGCAGGCGAAAGAGGCGATGACCGCCGAGGACCAGGAGCGCTGGCAGCGCGAGGTGACGGCGCAGATGATCCGCTTCGCGGAGTTCATGGTGGCCGGCACCCCGGTTGCCGATCCGGCGGTGCAGGCCGAGGTGGAGGTCCACTACCAGGGCATCTGCCACTTCTGGACCCCGAACGCGGTGGCGTACAAGGGACTTGGGCAGACCTACGTCGACGACCCGGCGTTCCGCGCGAACTTCGACAAGATCGCCGAAGGGCTGGCCGTCTACCAGCGCGACGCGATGGTCGTCTACGCGGACGCCCGGCTGAGCTGA
- a CDS encoding nuclear transport factor 2 family protein, whose amino-acid sequence MEEETARSAIDTFISAFNASDDSYVTALLSQALTSDVVFWGPLGRSEGIAAVERFVLDIRRHPAGTGTMARCSAVDMPHEWARYQWVFTTPDGGPRLAGTDVVHLRRSLIDQLIVFAGEIEPSAS is encoded by the coding sequence ATGGAGGAAGAGACGGCACGCTCCGCGATCGACACGTTCATCTCCGCGTTCAACGCCTCGGACGACAGCTATGTGACTGCCCTGCTCTCCCAGGCCCTGACCTCAGACGTGGTCTTCTGGGGGCCGTTGGGTCGCAGCGAAGGAATCGCGGCGGTCGAGCGGTTCGTGCTGGACATCCGGCGCCACCCGGCGGGGACCGGCACGATGGCGCGCTGCTCAGCGGTGGACATGCCGCACGAGTGGGCCCGGTACCAGTGGGTCTTCACCACGCCGGATGGAGGTCCCCGCCTGGCGGGAACGGACGTCGTCCATCTGCGGCGGAGCCTCATCGACCAGCTCATCGTCTTTGCGGGGGAGATCGAGCCGTCCGCCTCCTGA
- a CDS encoding GNAT family N-acetyltransferase, protein MTDDSKINVRLADAADAAEIATIHMTSRAATMPYLGPQKRTHEQVTRWAEEVLLKECRTWVAVRGTEILGYAALEGDMLEHLYLRPTVRRQGIGTLLLSEVQRHSPDGVSLHVFQQNTDARAFYERHGFTVIATTDGSGNMEKLPDMTLRWTSTSAS, encoded by the coding sequence GTGACTGACGACAGCAAGATCAACGTCCGACTCGCGGACGCGGCCGACGCGGCGGAGATCGCCACCATCCACATGACCTCCCGCGCGGCCACCATGCCCTACCTCGGCCCGCAGAAGCGCACCCACGAGCAGGTGACCCGCTGGGCCGAGGAGGTCCTGTTGAAGGAGTGCCGCACCTGGGTCGCGGTGCGCGGCACGGAGATCCTCGGCTACGCCGCCCTTGAGGGCGACATGCTCGAACACCTCTACCTGCGCCCGACCGTCCGCCGCCAGGGCATCGGCACGCTGCTCCTCAGCGAGGTCCAGCGGCACAGCCCCGACGGCGTCTCGCTGCACGTCTTCCAACAGAACACCGACGCCCGCGCGTTCTACGAGCGCCACGGCTTCACCGTCATCGCCACCACCGACGGCAGCGGCAACATGGAGAAGCTGCCGGACATGACGCTGCGCTGGACGTCGACCAGCGCGAGCTGA